From a region of the Streptomyces tirandamycinicus genome:
- a CDS encoding PadR family transcriptional regulator, giving the protein MRLPLLALLSRGPAHGYELKQDLEQLLGAAYPQPNVGQIYVTLGRLEKSGLIEGEEVAQSSRPNKKIYRLTDAGTEALRAWFEETADEPRVRDEFFMKLALAPRTGLADQIALINKQRREYLNTMRNLSKLSATEDRDNRIAQLLIEGAMLHLQADLDWLERCQEELEGLE; this is encoded by the coding sequence GTGCGTCTGCCCCTGCTGGCTCTGCTGTCCCGGGGGCCCGCGCACGGCTACGAGCTGAAGCAGGACCTTGAGCAACTGCTGGGTGCCGCGTACCCTCAGCCCAACGTCGGCCAGATCTACGTGACGCTCGGGCGCCTGGAGAAGTCGGGGCTTATCGAGGGCGAGGAAGTCGCCCAGTCCAGCCGGCCCAACAAGAAGATCTACCGCCTCACCGACGCCGGGACGGAGGCGCTGCGCGCCTGGTTCGAGGAGACGGCGGACGAGCCGCGGGTGCGGGACGAGTTCTTCATGAAGCTCGCCCTCGCCCCGAGGACCGGGCTCGCCGACCAGATCGCCCTCATCAACAAGCAGCGACGCGAGTACCTCAACACCATGCGCAACCTGTCGAAGCTGTCCGCGACCGAGGACCGGGACAACCGCATCGCCCAACTCCTGATCGAGGGAGCCATGCTGCACCTGCAGGCCGATCTCGACTGGCTGGAGCGCTGCCAGGAGGAGCTGGAGGGGCTGGAATGA